Proteins encoded by one window of Rhodamnia argentea isolate NSW1041297 chromosome 6, ASM2092103v1, whole genome shotgun sequence:
- the LOC125315492 gene encoding putative disease resistance RPP13-like protein 1 — translation MHNEKESAPPYLRSGRRCWSQSMRFGRCERDEQLSGNPLVKLWLDDVRDLAYDMEDLLDEIAIKAAQIESERESSASRSPKKWKFSFFGPHKSSGSNPNLRSLVSETKVEEINGGLKAIVTGKARLSLRENVADGSNYTNKRDPTTSLPEPRFFGGEKEEAEILELLINEVENSDATLNIVPIVGMGGVGKTALARRPYNDARVYSSFEKRAWVCVSDVFDAHDITKTILRSISGLSREGEDLNGLQVKLKDNLSGKKFLVVLDDIWNEKYEIWTVLLKPFEVGAKGSKIIITTRNLDVVSITRASPYPLKELSLDYCTSLLAFHALGTTNFESHSNFEIIGKKIAERCKGLPLAAKMLGGALRNKGNPNEWEDTLKNRIWDLPTEENDEVLPVLKLSYAHLPSHLKRCIAYCAIFPKDYQIERDEVVLLWMAEGFLDGRKIKENILRLGQNYFDELVSRSFFQQSSVDGSKFVMHDLLNDLARSIAGGTCFTSRESQLVGDEDDASLEEKTRYASFILSWYVTSQCTRAYHRMKLLRSLILVPGGFGGVSSKFSISNKVLHDLLKELKYLRALSVCHCRIVEVPNCVGDLKHLRYLNFSYTNIETLPESIVDLCKLQALILRGCQNLSKLPQGFTKLVGLRFLDIRDTQSLKEMPWGIGNLKNLTILSKFVVGIEKGSQLKELKNLPHLQGELIISNCEKVEKVRDAVDADLFGKLSLTNLSLHWEEHLGNLQNHEHEAHLLDSLRPHTNLENLTISHYGGARLPSWLDGSSYSKVVSLCLRGCTNVTSLPPLGQLASLQELSLEGLHAVRMIGSEFFGSKRPYSSLTTLKFEEMLAWKDWSNYAGGREEEVPFSCLQHLVVRSCPSLVGTLPRQLDHLIKLEIHSCPHLHNSARAVRLPSLRELYLENCSKEILKSLVNLTSLTILRIENLSELVCFDVGFVSCLVKLKQLHIGGCDKLNYLWRDGNETRNLTCLQRVIIERCPQFTSFVGGEGEVELLCNLERMELRDCASLEKLPGKMHAPRHLSIENCPKIVGLTIPSDGPSDNNPMPQLESLEPTTMPSRALPSHRVDDKRDSSIRDRGGLPSPSHHPLETYSFALSEDKVYCQL, via the exons CGGATCGAATCCAAACCTGCGCTCGCTCGTGTCCGAAACCAAGGTAGAAGAGATCAATGGCGGGTTGAAAGCGATTGTCACCGGGAAGGCTCGTCTAAGCTTGAGAGAGAATGTTGCGGACGGATCCAACTACACCAACAAAAGGGATCCCACAACTTCTTTGCCGGAGCCTCGGTTTTTCGGCGgggagaaggaagaagcagAGATACTCGAATTATTGATCAATGAGGTCGAAAATTCGGATGCCACGCTGAACATAGTCCCCATAGTTGGGATGGGCGGTGTTGGAAAGACAGCCTTGGCTCGGCGGCCGTATAATGATGCCAGAGTATATAGCTCTTTTGAGAAGAGAGCGTGGGTTTGCGTGTCGGATGTTTTTGATGCTCATGACATAACGAAGACTATTTTGCGGTCAATCTCCGGGTTGTCTCGTGAGGGGGAAGATCTTAATGGGCTTCAAGTTAAGTTGAAGGACAATCTATCGGGGAAGAAGTTTCTTGTGGTTTTAGACGATATCTGGAATGAGAAGTACGAAATATGGACTGTCCTCTTAAAGCCATTTGAAGTAGGGGCTAAGGGAAGCAAGATCATCATCACGACTCGCAACCTTGATGTTGTTTCCATAACAAGAGCATCGCCATATCCTTTGAAGGAATTGTCCCTTGATTATTGTACCAGCTTATTAGCCTTTCATGCTCTTGGAACAACAAATTTTGAGAGCCActcgaattttgaaataataggCAAGAAAATAGCTGAAAGATGTAAAGGTTTACCTTTGGCAGCGAAGATGTTGGGCGGTGCCCTACGTAATAAAGGGAATCCGAATGAATGGGAAGATACCTTAAAGAACAGAATATGGGATCTTCCAACGGAAGAGAATGATGAAGTTCTCCCTGTTTTGAAATTGAGCTATGCCCATCTTCCTTCCCATTTGAAGAGATGTATTGCTTATTGTGCAATATTCCCCAAGGACTACCAAATTGAGAGGGATGAGGTAGTACTTTTATGGATGGCAGAGGGCTTTTTagatggaagaaaaataaaggagaatATCTTGAGATTAGGACAGAATTACTTCGATGAGCTAGTATCTAGATCCTTTTTTCAACAATCTAGTGTTGACGGATCAAAGTTTGTGatgcatgatcttttgaatGACCTAGCAAGGTCAATTGCGGGTGGGACGTGCTTTACCTCCCGGGAGTCTCAGCTGGTGGGTGATGAAGATGACGCCTCTCTTGAAGAAAAAACTCGATATGCATCATTCATCTTGTCGTGGTATGTTACATCACAATGCACGAGAGCATATCACCGAATGAAGCTGCTAAGAAGTTTAATTCTAGTGCCCGGTGGATTTGGAGGGGTCTCGAGCAAATTCAGTATTTCCAACAAGGTGTTGCATGATTTGCTAAAAGAATTGAAGTACTTGAGGGCCCTCTCGGTATGTCATTGTCGCATTGTAGAGGTACCAAACTGTGTTGGTGATTTAAAACATCTTCGATATCTCAATTTCTCATACACTAATATCGAAACGCTACCCGAGTCAATTGTCGACTTGTGCAAATTACAAGCTTTGATCTTAAGAGGTTGTCAAAACCTTTCAAAGTTGCCTCAAGGTTTCACAAAGTTAGTCGGCTTACGGTTTCTTGATATTAGAGATACACAGAGTCTAAAAGAGATGCCATGGGGCATCGGTAATTTGAAGAATCTTACTATCTTATCCAAATTTGTGGTAGGAATAGAGAAAGGGTCGCAGTTAAAGGAGTTAAAGAACTTGCCCCATCTTCAAGGAGAATTAATCATATCGAATTGCGAGAAGGTGGAAAAAGTTAGAGATGCAGTTGATGCTGATTTGTTTGGAAAGCTAAGTCTTACCAACTTGTCCTTGCATTGGGAAGAACATTTGGGAAATCTCCAGAATCATGAGCACGAAGCACATTTGCTTGACTCTCTGCGACCTCACACCAATCTGGAAAATCTCACTATCTCGCACTATGGTGGTGCAAGACTCCCCTCGTGGTTAGATGGTTCATCGTATTCTAAGGTAGTGTCTTTGTGCTTGAGGGGCTGTACTAATGTTACATCGCTGCCCCCCCTTGGACAACTAGCTTCACTTCAGGAATTATCTCTTGAAGGTCTACATGCAGTAAGGATGATAGGCTCTGAATTCTTCGGAAGTAAAAGGCCTTACTCATCCTTAACCACTTTGAAGTTCGAAGAGATGTTGGCATGGAAGGATTGGTCTAATTATGCCGGGGGCCGAGAAGAAGAAGTCCCATTCTCTTGTCTTCAGCATCTTGTTGTCCGGAGCTGTCCTTCATTGGTCGGGACATTGCCTCGTCAGCTTGATCATTTGATAAAGCTTGAAATCCATTCATGCCCGCATTTACATAACTCAGCCCGTGCGGTGCGTCTTCCATCTCTCCGCGAGTTATACCTCGAGAATTGTAGCAAGGAGATATTAAAGAGCTTGGTCAACTTAACTTCTTTGACCATTTTGAGAATTGAAAATCTTTCGGAGCTTGTTTGCTTTGATGTTGGGTTTGTGAGTTGCTTGGTTAAGCTAAAGCAGCTTCACATAGGAGGGTGTGACAAGCTAAACTACTTGTGGCGGGATGGAAATGAAACTCGAAATCTCACTTGCCTTCAAAGAGTTATCATCGAAAGGTGTCCTCAATTCACATCATTTGTGGGGGGAGAAGGAGAGGTAGAGCTGCTGTGCAACCTTGAAAGGATGGAATTGAGGGATTGTGCGAGTTTAGAAAAGCTTCCGGGCAAGATGCACGCACCGAGACATTTAAGCAttgagaattgtccaaaaatagtGGGACTAACCATTCCTTCGGATGGCCCAAGCGATAATAACCCGATGCCGCAGCTTGAATCTCTCGAG CCTACCACGATGCCTTCACGTGCTCTCCCATCTCACCGAGTTGATGATAAGCGGGATTCCAGCATTAGAGATAGAGGAGgacttccctccccttcccatCACCCTCTCGAAACTTATTCTTTCGCATTGTCCGAAGATAAAGTCTATTGCCAGCTATAA